The region CAGAGATGACACGGACAAGCTTTGCCTGTGGATGCTCAATCTGGAAATGAAGGCCACGAAGCACACCCTGAACGGAATAAGACTGATTGTCCTGTACAAATGAAGCGCCGATGCCGCCAGCAACAAAGTTTTCTTCACGATAGGTCTCCATAAAGCCACCGCGAGCATCACCGTACAGCTTTACATCCACAACCTTTACACCTTCAATCGAGGTGTCATAAAACGTAAAATTGCCCGATTGAATAGGGTTTTTAAGCTCTTTTGGAAACTCCATAGCGTTCACCTTTCAATTTCTTTAGGTAATCTACTATATACGAGTCAAGATTAATAAGGCTTTTGAGCTATGATATTCATGCAGTTAACGTGTAATTTGCAATTCAAAGGATACTTGTGAGAATTCTTGCAGTCGTTCCCGCTTACAACGAAGAAGCCTGCATTGCTTCGACTATTACAGAATTGTGCCAGGTGGCTCCTCAAGTTGATTACATCATAATCAATGATGGCTCCTCTGATCGCACACTGGATATCTGTAAAGAGCGCGGATTTAACTATCTTAATCTACCTGCTAACGGAGGCCTTTCTGCTGGCTTTAGAACTGGCATGCGCTATGCCAAAGAACACGGCTACGACGCCGTAGTGCAGTTTGACTCCGACGGTCAACATAGGCCCGAGTACATTGCACCAATGGCTCAGGCAATGGTAGAAGAAGAAGCAAATATTGTTATTGCTTCTCGCTTTGTCACCAAAGCTCGCGGAAACTCCCCCCGAGAAATTGGCTCTAAGCTTATTTCTTGGCTCATTAAATCAAGTACCGGTCAGACTATCACTGACCCTACGTCAGGCATGCGCATGTACGACCGCGGCCTTATTGAGACGTATGCGCGCTCCTTTGACTTCTCCCCCGAGCCAGACACCATCTCTTTGCTGATGCGTCGTGGTGCAAAAGTTGTCGAGATTGAAACCGAAATGCGTGAGCGACAAGGCGGCAAGTCCTACTTAGGCTTCTATAACTCAATAATGTATATGGCCCGCACGTGTCTCTCGCTTTTACTCTTTCAGTGGTTTAGATAAGGTGACACTATGACTTTAGTTCTTAGAATTCTGCTGCTTATTGGCGCCCTTTTTGCCATGGGCATTGTCATCAATAGCGTCCGCAAATCAAAAATTCGCATCTCCGACTCAGTCTATTGGGTAGTTTCTGCTGTAATTCTGGTTTTATTTGCACTCATCCCTCAGCTTGCCTATTTCTTCTCAGGACTTTTTGGCTTTATGAGCCCTGCAAACTTTGTCTTGCTGCTAGTTATTGTCATGATTCTTATCAGACTCTTCCATCAGTCCTGTGCAATCTCCAAGCTCACCTATAAAGTTGAACAACTATCCAGCGAGCTTGCTCTGCGTGATAAAGATACTCGTGACGAGAAAAGCCTTGATTTTATAACTGATCTCAACCAGCATACTCGCGTGTAAAAGACAAGTTGGCCTTCTGTCGGTACGCTAACACAGGAAATTCATCTAAAAAGTCCGCTTACGCAGCGGACTTTTTCTTTTGATCTTTAAATCCCAAGTAGCAGAAAATACCAAATACTAACGCAAGAATTGCAAGCGAACTATCATAGAGCACGCACGCTCCCATAATGCCAAAGTTGCTTACAAACCATCCCCCCGTAAGCGCGGCAAAGCCTGCACCTGCAGCGTAACTTACAAACACAGCAACTTGCTTGCGCATGGTTACTACGGCATAGTACAAAATGACTGTTAGAGCATTAAGTAAACCGCCAAAGAGTAGCGTCAAGAGCTCTAGCTTATAAGGTTCAAAATTAAGACCATATAGAAGACCAAGAGCCGGAGCTCCTAGCGGCCAAGCCAGGGCCATCGAAACAACGGTAGCTAAAGCAACTACCGCAAAGCCTTTAAGAATCAAGCCTACAAACTGTTTATCTTGATGATTATTCCAATATTCAGCCATCTGAGTAAGTAGCGGCTTAAAAACAAAGTTGCTTAAAAGATTGATAACCATAGCTGGCATAGCTAATGCTGTAAAGAAAGTAAGGAGCGCTTGATCACTCAAACCACCTAGTGCATAGCGGGGTGCACCAACAACGTATGTCAGCAAAAATGAACCAGCAAACAAAGGAGCAGTGGTTAACAGCAGTTTTATAATTTGTTTAATATCGAAGGTAGGCTTAAGTGTTGCCATCCTTTTTGTAGGAGGGACAACAAGCGCAATCATAATCACTAAAGATGCAACAAAAGAAATAACTGCACCAATAAGCAGGTTCTTTGTAAGAATCACACCTACTGCAAAGCCAACAACAGTTGTAAGTACACGATAAAAGAACGCTCTACCAGCAATATCCAAACGACCATGCTGCTGGAACATGCCGTGAAATACGTCCTCTACAACATCAAATAAACGCAGTGATGCAATGAGAGCATACAGTATTCCCTCATAGCTTAATCCCTGAGATTGCAAGGTAAAAATAATAATTCCTGCAATCATTAAGACAGTTGTGATAATTCGTGCGGCAAGATATACACCAAACGAAAATACTTCTTCTGTATCGGTAACTTGATATGTTCTGATTTCAAAATGACCAATAACCATAAGCTGCTGTGCAACAGCATAAGCAAGCGAGAAAATACCACCGGCAGCAGCTCCCATGGTACGTGTGACCACCATCAACATAAGCACGGTTGAAGCGGCATTCATCAAGGAACCAAGCGTATTCCAAAAGTAGTTTTTTTTCAGCTGTTCAGCAGAAGTATCAATAGTCATAGTTAGCTTTTCTGACCAAAGTCCTCGAATGCCTGACGACTTCCTTTGGTAACATCTACGTCTTTCCACTTACCAAAATCAAGCGCACCAGGATGATGATTCTTACGATCCTTCTCTGGAGGAAGCTGCATGTAATTGCCATATCCTCTGGTTAAAAGCTTGTCATATTCCTTAGGAAGCATAGTAGTAATGTCTTCAAAAGGAACGCGAACCATAGGAAAAACATCTTCTTTGTCCATTGACCAGTTCTCTGGATCAGGTTCGACGAAACTTGCATAGTGATTGGTATTCTCGTCCTCTGCAGTGCGAGCAGCCTCGTCCCACTTACGTTGAATAAACGCAGATGAAACTCTAAAAAGCTTCAAACCGTGATGAATGACAAAGCACCCTGCAAGAGCAACTTTCTTTTTCCATCCAGTCAAGGGAACACGAGGAGTTGGTGTAACCAGTAAGAAATTCAAGCGACCCCAGAACCATGTTTGCCGCTTAACTTTAGCAAGCTTCTTTGGATCTGCTGGAATTTTATCGAAAGGAAAAATTCCAATTGAAATAGCATAGGTAAAAGGGCAGGTCATAAACTCATCAGGGACACAGATCGTTCCCTTTAAAGAGAGGTTTGTATTGACCGCCGGAAAGAAATTGTTTTTTCTTCCGTTTTGAATACAAAAATCTGGACGAAGAAGCGCTGGCGCCTTCTCCAAAAAGATTTCATAATCCTCGCGAAACATTGAGATATCTACATCATCATCCCAAGGGATAAACCCTTTATGTCTGACAGCTCCAATGGCTGTTCCGCCATATGCTTGATACGAAATACCAAGTTCTGTACAGACGCGATCAAGCTCATCCATCAAAAGTGTGGAAAGAATCTGAATTCTTCTCAGTTCATCGGGGTTCTCGTATGTCTTAAATCCGTCAGACTCCACTAGGGCTCCCATTCGCCATCATCCGATAACATTCTTATAATACTAAACATCGGAGCTAATCGATTGGATATAGCAATGTATACACCTCAGGATCACACGTTTGCTATTTGCGCTTATGGCGAGAGTCCCTATCTAGAAGAGTGCATTCTCTCGCTCAAGGAGCAGACTCTTTCTACGAATATTCTTTTGGCTACTTCAACACCAAATGATCTGATTAAGTCCCTTTGCAAGAAATACGACATTCAAATGCACGTCAATCCTGGCCCAGGTGGTATTGCTGGCGATTGGAATTTTGCAGTGAGCGTTTGTACAACACCTTTAGTAACCATTGCTCACCAAGATGACCTTTACAAACCTAACTATGCAGAGTATATGCTTGAACGTATAAACAGCTCTTCTCGCCCACTCATTTACTTCACTAATTATGGTGAGCTGCGTGACGGTGAAGAAGTTCTTGAGAATCGTCTGCTTAAAGTAAAGCGTCGCCTCTTGTACTCGCTCTCAAAACCAGAAAATGCAGGTAAGGCAT is a window of Lancefieldella parvula DSM 20469 DNA encoding:
- a CDS encoding glycosyltransferase family 2 protein translates to MRILAVVPAYNEEACIASTITELCQVAPQVDYIIINDGSSDRTLDICKERGFNYLNLPANGGLSAGFRTGMRYAKEHGYDAVVQFDSDGQHRPEYIAPMAQAMVEEEANIVIASRFVTKARGNSPREIGSKLISWLIKSSTGQTITDPTSGMRMYDRGLIETYARSFDFSPEPDTISLLMRRGAKVVEIETEMRERQGGKSYLGFYNSIMYMARTCLSLLLFQWFR
- a CDS encoding DUF2304 domain-containing protein encodes the protein MTLVLRILLLIGALFAMGIVINSVRKSKIRISDSVYWVVSAVILVLFALIPQLAYFFSGLFGFMSPANFVLLLVIVMILIRLFHQSCAISKLTYKVEQLSSELALRDKDTRDEKSLDFITDLNQHTRV
- a CDS encoding lipopolysaccharide biosynthesis protein; protein product: MTIDTSAEQLKKNYFWNTLGSLMNAASTVLMLMVVTRTMGAAAGGIFSLAYAVAQQLMVIGHFEIRTYQVTDTEEVFSFGVYLAARIITTVLMIAGIIIFTLQSQGLSYEGILYALIASLRLFDVVEDVFHGMFQQHGRLDIAGRAFFYRVLTTVVGFAVGVILTKNLLIGAVISFVASLVIMIALVVPPTKRMATLKPTFDIKQIIKLLLTTAPLFAGSFLLTYVVGAPRYALGGLSDQALLTFFTALAMPAMVINLLSNFVFKPLLTQMAEYWNNHQDKQFVGLILKGFAVVALATVVSMALAWPLGAPALGLLYGLNFEPYKLELLTLLFGGLLNALTVILYYAVVTMRKQVAVFVSYAAGAGFAALTGGWFVSNFGIMGACVLYDSSLAILALVFGIFCYLGFKDQKKKSAA
- a CDS encoding LicD family protein, with protein sequence MESDGFKTYENPDELRRIQILSTLLMDELDRVCTELGISYQAYGGTAIGAVRHKGFIPWDDDVDISMFREDYEIFLEKAPALLRPDFCIQNGRKNNFFPAVNTNLSLKGTICVPDEFMTCPFTYAISIGIFPFDKIPADPKKLAKVKRQTWFWGRLNFLLVTPTPRVPLTGWKKKVALAGCFVIHHGLKLFRVSSAFIQRKWDEAARTAEDENTNHYASFVEPDPENWSMDKEDVFPMVRVPFEDITTMLPKEYDKLLTRGYGNYMQLPPEKDRKNHHPGALDFGKWKDVDVTKGSRQAFEDFGQKS
- a CDS encoding glycosyltransferase, encoding MYTPQDHTFAICAYGESPYLEECILSLKEQTLSTNILLATSTPNDLIKSLCKKYDIQMHVNPGPGGIAGDWNFAVSVCTTPLVTIAHQDDLYKPNYAEYMLERINSSSRPLIYFTNYGELRDGEEVLENRLLKVKRRLLYSLSKPENAGKAWAKRRALELGCAICCPSTTLILPNLELPVFKAGFGSNLDWEAWEAISKREGEFLYDTHVLMLHRIHEDSETSHLIHDNRREQEDLEMLKKFWPTPVAKLINMAYKSGQKSNG